In the Azospirillum humicireducens genome, CTGGGCATCCGCCGCGGCCTGATCCTGCGGACGGATCGGGAAATCCGCCGCTGCGGGGCAACCCTGGCCGCCGAACGCGACGCGCTGGAACTCCAGGCCAACGAGCTTGAGGCCATCCAGGCCGAAATCGCGGCGGCGAAGGCCAAATTGGTGGAACTGTCGACCGACAAGCTGGTGCTCGACCGCCGCAGCGGCAAACGTACCGCCGCCGCGCGCCGCTTCATCCACGAGATCGGCAGGCCGGAGCCGGGGCGCAACCATTTCACCTTTCGACTGGCGATGACCCCTGGCTTCACCGCCCGGCCCGATGCCAAGGCGGTTGTCCATCCCGCCATCTGGCGCTTCGGGAACGAGGCGCAGGTCTGGGCCTCCGACTTCGCCGCCGCCCAGATGCTGACCCGCAACATCTTCCACGAGGGCGTGGGCGTCACCGTCTCCAGCGAGGACGCGGACGATGAGGCCATTGCGGGAGCCGGGGCCTCCGCACCATGAGCATCGTCTGGGTTATGGGAGCCGTCGCCAGTCTGGCGGTCGGCCTTCTGGCCGAGCGGATTCTCGGCATCCGCGCCCGCCGCCAGTCGGAGAAGCTGACCGCGCTGAAGGAGCGGCTGGACGTCTACGCCAACTATGCCAAGCTCGCCACGGTCCGCCAGGTGGAGGCGGAGGAAACCCTGGCCGGCCTGCGCCGCGAGGCGGCGGAGGTGGAAGGCGAGATCCTGTCGCTGCAGTCGGCCGCCACCGGTGACGACGCCCTGACGCCGATGGAGTTCTATTGTGTCGACCGCGTCGCCCGGCCCGGCGGCCCGCTGTGGTATGTCGCGGTGGAGGCGCTGGACGCCACCGCCCCGTGGAGCGGCATCCGCACCTATGCCGTCGCCGCCGAAAGTGCTGAAGACGCCCGCAGGCGGATCGTCGAGCGCCACCCCTCCCCCACCGCCGTCACCATCTCCCCCGCCATCCCGCTGGTGCTGCCGGAGCGATGAGGATGGCCGTGCCGTTGCGGCAAGCACCCGACGCAACAATGAAAAAGGGGCGCCCCACCGGAGCGCCCCTTTCTCTTGAACCTGCCGTCAAGCGTTGTTCATGCGGTTGTCGATCAGGTCGGTCACCACGCCCGGATCGGCGAGCGTCGAGGTGTCGCCCAGGCTGTCATGCTCGTTCGCGGCGATCTTGCGCAGGATGCGGCGCATGATCTTGCCCGAACGGGTCTTCGGCAGGCCGGGGGCCCACTGGATCAGGTCGGGCGAGGCGATCGGGCCGATCTCCTTGCGGACCCAGGCGACCAGCTCCTTGCGCAGTTCCTCCGTCGGAGTCTCGCCGGCATTCAACGTCACGTAGGCGTAGATGCCCTGGCCCTTCAGGTCGTGCGGATAGCCGACGACCGCGGCCTCGGCGACCTTCGGGTGGGCGACCAGCGCGCTTTCGACCTCGGCGGTGCCCATGCGGTGGCCGGACACGTTGATGACGTCATCGACGCGGCCGGTGATCCAGTAATAGCCGTCGGCGTCGCGGCGGCAGCCGTCACCGGTGAAGTACTTGCCCGGGAAGGTCGAGAAGTAGGTCTGGACGAAGCGCTCGTGGTCGCCATAGACCGTGCGCATCATGCCGGGCCAGGCGTCGGCGATGCAGAGGTTGCCCTCGGTCTCGCCGTCCAGGATCTGGCCTTCATTGTCGACGACGACCGGCTGCACGCCGAAGAAGGGCTTGGTCGCGGAGCCCGGCTTCTGGCCGATGGCGCCGACCAGCGGGGTGATCAGGATGCCGCCGGTCTCCGTCTGCCACCAGGTGTCGACGATCGGACAACGGGCGTCGCCGACCACATTGTAGTACCACAGCCAGGCTTCCGGATTGATCGGCTCGCCGACCGACCCCAGCACGCGGAGCGAGGCGCGCGAGGTCTTCTTCACCGGGCCTTCGCCTTCGCGCATCAGCGAGCGGATGGCGGTGGGGGCGGTGTAGAAGATGTTGACCTTGTGCTTGTCGATCACCTGCCAGAAACGCGAGACGTCCGGATAGGTCGGGATACCTTCGAACATCAGCGTGGTGGCGCCGTTGGCGAGCGGGCCGTAGACGATGTAGCTATGGCCGGTGACCCAGCCCACGTCAGCCGTGCACCAGTAGACCTCGCCGTCCTTGTAGTCGAAGACATACTGGTGGGTCATCGACGCATAGACGAGATAGCCGCCGGTGGTGTGCAGCACGCCCTTCGGCTTGCCGGTCGAGCCGGAGGTGTAGAGGATGAACAGCGGATCCTCGGCGCTCATCTCCTCCGGCGGGCAGTCGGCGGAGACGCTCTCCATCTCCTCGTGGTACCAGAGGTCGCGGCCCGCGGTCCAGGCGACGTCGCCGCCGGTGTGCTTGACCACAAGCACATGGCGGACCATCGGCGCGCCGGCCACCGCCTTGTCGGCGTTGGCCTTCAGCGGCACCTTGCGGCCGCCGCGCAGGCCCTCGTCGGAGGTGATGACGAAATGGCTGTCGCAGTCGACGATGCGGTCCTTCAGGCTGTCGGGCGAGAAGCCGCCGAAGACGATGGAGTGGATGGCGCCGATGCGGGTGCAGGCCAGCATCGCATAGGCGGCCTCCGGGATCATCGGCAGATAGATGGTGACGCGGTCGCCCTTCTTGACGCCGTTCTTCTTCAGCACGTTGGCAAGGCGCGAGACCTTCTCGTGCAGTTCCTTGTAGGTGATCGCCTTGGAAACGCCGGGGTCGTCGCCTTCGAACAGGATCGCGGTCTGGTCGCCGCGGGTCGCCAGATGGCGGTCGATGCAGTTGGCCGACACGTTCAGCGTGCCGTCGTGGAACCAGCGGATGTGGACGTCGTCGTTGAAGTTGACGTCCTTAACCTTGCTGTAGGGCTTGATCCAGTCGAGCCGCTTGCCCTGCTCGCCCCAGAACGCCTCGGGGTCCTTGACCGACTGCTCGTACATGCGGGCGTAGGCTTCCGCATTCACGTGGGCGGTCGCCGCGATCTCGGGCTTCACCGGAAAGAAGCTGTTGTCGGTCATGAGTGCGATTCCCCCGTGGTGCTTCCGAATTGGCCGGAAGATGATTGGAGGGCGGCGGGCCGCCGCCCGGAATTGAGCGGCATTATCCACACATGTCGCGGGACGAACAAGCAAATCGGCCCCCGCAGGCCCCCCGACCAAAGGAGGATTGTGTCGCTGATTTTGCAGCGCGAGACTGTTTCCTCCCAAAGCATACCGAGGTATTACAAGGAACTGGCGATCCGGTGCCGGTCAGGCCGGGAGGATTTCCGTCCTTTGCCGCGACCATCCGCCGCGCCGCGCTGCACCTTGCATCGTGACCAGCCTGTAACAGACGTTCGCTTGCTTAACCCGACCTTAACCGGGTGGCCGCTATAGAGTTGCTGCACTACGGTAACGATCATCGGCGGCAAGGATCGCAATGCCCAGCACCACGAACGCGGACGATCTTCCCGAAGCCGGCGACCGCAGCGACCGCCTCGCCGGTCTGGCCGACCGCACAAGCCTGATGGCCATCGACGCCACTTTGCGCGCCATGAGCGGCCCCCTCAACGCCAACTCCGCCGCCGGCGTGGCGGACATCGCCCGGCGCATGAAGCAGGCGACCAACGATTTCCGCGCCGCGATACAGGAAGCGGCGGAGTGATCTTGCGGTTGGGTTAGCCCCCCACCCAACCTCCCCTGCTGGGCGGGGGAGGGTTAGGGGGCGAGTTTCACCTCATGCCGCAGCCCATCACGCCGGAACCCCGATCCCCGCAAGATCGCACACCCGTGCCCATTCCTCTTCACTGACCGGGCAGACCGACAGGCGGGACTGGCGGACCAGGGCCATGGACTGCAGCAGCGGATCGGCCTTGATCTGTTTCAGCGTCACCGGCGTCTTCACCGGCATCACCGGCGCCACGTCGACCATGCCGAAGCGGCCGGATTCATCGCTGGGATCCGGGTAATAGGTGCGGACGATCTCGACGATGCCGACGATCTCCAGCCCTTCGTTGGAGTGGTAGAAGAAGGCGCGGTCGCCCACCTCCATCGCCTTCAGATTGTTGGATGCCTGGTAATTGCGCACCCCGTCCCAATGGGTCCGGCCGTCGGCGACCATGCGGTCCCAGGAATATTTGAACGGTTCCGATTTCACCAGCCAATAGGCCATCGCCGGTACTCTCCCGCTCAGGCCTTGGGATAGACGCGGCGCCAGGGCCGGATCGTCACGCCGTCGAACAGGCCGGCCTTGGCATAGGGATCGTTGGCGGCAAACGCTTCAGCGGCGGCGGCATCGGCGCACTCGACGATCAGCAGGCTGCCGACCATGCCGCTCTGGTCGTCCGACAGCAGCGGACCGGCGGCGAAGATGCGGTCGGCGTTGGCTTCCAGGTAAGCCAGATGGTCGGCGCGGTTGGCAGCGCGGACATCGGCGGCACCCGCCTTGTCGACGCAATGGAACATGAACAGCATGCGGTCCCCTCCTCCATATGGTGGAGCGGGAGCCTAGCGCAGGGGACGGCGGCGGGAAAGCGCCGGCTGCGGCCTCATGCGACCACAGGACGGCGCTGCGGCAGCGCCTTGCCACGGACCTTGCCCCCCTTGCAGGGGCTGTAGCCGCCGGGGGCGATGCGGCCCAGGCTGATGCCGGTGCCCTCGATCTCGCCGAAGCCGCGCAGCCCCATCTCCCGCATTGCCGCCAGCGCGATGCGGCCGCAGGCTTCGGCATCGCTGCCGGCATGGTGGTGGTCCAAGGCGATGTCCAGGAAATCGGCCAGATGGTTCAGCCTGTGCCCGGTCAGCGTCGGCCAGGCACGGCGCGCCAGCACCACGGTACAGAGATAGTCGCAGGCGGGCCAGTCGAGCCCGTAATCGGTCAGGGTATGGCGGAGCACGCTGAGGTCGAAGGCGGCGTTGTGCGCCAGGATCAGCCGGCCCTGCACCCGCTCTCGCAAGGCCGCCCACACATCCGGGAATTCGGGTGCTCTGGCCACGTCCTCTTCCCGGATGCCGTGGATGGCGCTGTTGAAGGGGTTGAAGCGCAAGTCGCGCGGACGGATCAGATGTTCCTCCCTCGCGGTCACGCGGCCGTTCTCGATCCAGGCGACGCCGATGGAGCAGGCGCTGGTGCGGGTCTCGTTGGCGGTTTCGAAATCGATGGCGACGGCGTGGCCAGAGATGACGGTCATTGATGTCCGATTTTCAGGCAGGTCAGAGCCGGAGAATGCTGGCGAGATCCTCGGGCAGTGCGTCTTCGGCCGCCAACACCCGCAGCTTCAGCAGGCTGGCGACCGCCATGGCGTCGGTGATGGCACCGGCCAGCACCATGTCGATCACCTCGGCGAAAGGCACGCGGCGCACCGCCAGAACCTCGGTCTCGTCGGGAGCGGACTCGCCCTGCTCCAGTCCCCAGGCGACGAAGCTATGGGCGACCTCGTCGGTGATGCAGTTGGACAGGTGCAGCGTCATCAGCGGCATCCAGCGCCGCGCCGTCAGGCCGGTTTCCTCGCGCAACTCCCGCGCTGCCGATTCCTGCGGCTCGACCCCCTTGCGCCCGCCGCCTTCCGGAATTTCCCAGCTGTATTGCTTCAGCGGGAAGCGATACTGGCCGACCAGGGTCACGGTGCCGTCGTCGTGGACCGGCACCACACCGGTGGCGAGGCTGCGGGGATGGACCACGCCATAGATGCCGGGAGCGCCCTTCGGGGTCAGAACCTTATGCTCGACCACCTCCATCCAGGCATTCTCGTATTTCGTCGTGCTGGTCAGCACGGTCCAGGGATTGCCGGTGGACTCACCGGTTTCGATCGGCACGCGAGGCCCCCTCCGTCGGTTGCGACCGGAGTATAGGGAGACGCCCCCGCGGTCGCAATGGCCGTGCCGCGACAAGTCACAGACAAAAAACGATAAAATTTTCCAACATTTAGGGGAAGCGAAGTCCAAATCGTTAAATAATGGTTTCTTGACAGACAAATCGACCGCACTTACTTCTAAATCGCGGCGGAAACGGTCGCGGTCATACTCCGAATGGATGGGTCGGCTTCCCACCCATTGACCTGGAAAGGGCAGCTACGTGGCTCCGCAGTTCAGTCCACAGGATTTGGAGCGGTGGCGAAACCCCGATTGGCGCATCCGGTTGGCTGCGTGGTGGGAAGGGTATGACCTCTCCCGGTTGCCCCGCATTTCCGAACGGTCTGCCTTGCGTAACGTGACGGACGGACGCAGGCATGGACCGGTGAACGCGGTCGGCGGGGACCTTTCCACTCCCGTGCCCGCCCAGATCGATCCGCTTCCATCCGCCTCGGCCGCCGGCGGCAATCCCGAGCTGGACCGGCTGGCCTTGATGCAACTCGACCGCCATGGCGAACCCGTCTGGTCGCCGGCGCGCAGCGAGGGGGCGCAGCTTCTGTGGGGCCAGGACATGACCGGGCCGGAAGACGCGGCGTGGATGATCGATTCCGTCCGCTCCTTCGGGCTGAACCCGGCCAAGAGCGTGCTGGACCTGTCGGCCGGTCTCGGCGGGACAGCCCGCGCCCTGGTGGAGAGCAGCGACAGCTGGGTGACGGGGCTTGAGCCCTCCCCGCTGCTGGCGAAGCTGGCGATGGACCGGTCGAAGGCGCTGGGGCTGTCGAAGAAGGCGCCCATCACCCACTACGACCCGGAACATTTCAACCAGGCCGGCAGTTTCGACCTCATCATGGCCGACCGCATCGTCCACAGGGTGCGCGACAAGGAACTGTTCCTGGACCGGGTCGGCGACTGCGTGAAGCCCAAAGGCGGGATCGCCCTGTTCGATTACGTGATCGACGGCGCCCCCGGCTCCTGGGATGCCTGGAACGCCTGGCGGGACGAGGAGCCGATGGAGGTCTATCCCTGGACCGCCACCCGCATGGCCGACGAACTGACCCAGCGCAACCTCGACCTCCGCATTTCGGAGGATCTGACCCAGCTGCACCGCCGCCACATCATCGACCGCGTGCGCAGGCTGGCCGACACGCTGACGAACGCCGTGCCGTCAGCGCCGGTGCTGGCGGCACTGAAGCGCGAGCTTGCCCTGTGGTGGGCGCGGCTGAAGGTGCTGGGAAACGGGTTGCGCTTCGTCCGCTATGTCGCGATGAAGCCGGCTTGAGGCATCTGAGCATAACCATCCAATGCTCATATGAGTAAAGAAGATGCCTGCAAATACGGCATAGGATGTTCGATGGGTATCGTTCCAGGGCCGGATCGCAGGATTGGGTCCGTGCGATGCTCTACGACCATACCCATGCTCCCGCTTTCTTCGAACCATGCGTTTGATCTGTGCCGACCACGCCCTACATCTTGCCTGCATGACGCGCGGGCGCCGTTGCCGCCGCCCCAGTCTTTTGGACGGCATCCGGCGTCCTTTCGACCGTCATCACCCGGACCGTAACCGAAGCTCCCTCCCAAGCGCCGCCCAAGGCGCATGCCCGACCCAAAGCCAAGGAGGCTTCCCGTGACCACCTTCA is a window encoding:
- the acs gene encoding acetate--CoA ligase, whose protein sequence is MTDNSFFPVKPEIAATAHVNAEAYARMYEQSVKDPEAFWGEQGKRLDWIKPYSKVKDVNFNDDVHIRWFHDGTLNVSANCIDRHLATRGDQTAILFEGDDPGVSKAITYKELHEKVSRLANVLKKNGVKKGDRVTIYLPMIPEAAYAMLACTRIGAIHSIVFGGFSPDSLKDRIVDCDSHFVITSDEGLRGGRKVPLKANADKAVAGAPMVRHVLVVKHTGGDVAWTAGRDLWYHEEMESVSADCPPEEMSAEDPLFILYTSGSTGKPKGVLHTTGGYLVYASMTHQYVFDYKDGEVYWCTADVGWVTGHSYIVYGPLANGATTLMFEGIPTYPDVSRFWQVIDKHKVNIFYTAPTAIRSLMREGEGPVKKTSRASLRVLGSVGEPINPEAWLWYYNVVGDARCPIVDTWWQTETGGILITPLVGAIGQKPGSATKPFFGVQPVVVDNEGQILDGETEGNLCIADAWPGMMRTVYGDHERFVQTYFSTFPGKYFTGDGCRRDADGYYWITGRVDDVINVSGHRMGTAEVESALVAHPKVAEAAVVGYPHDLKGQGIYAYVTLNAGETPTEELRKELVAWVRKEIGPIASPDLIQWAPGLPKTRSGKIMRRILRKIAANEHDSLGDTSTLADPGVVTDLIDNRMNNA
- a CDS encoding EVE domain-containing protein — encoded protein: MAYWLVKSEPFKYSWDRMVADGRTHWDGVRNYQASNNLKAMEVGDRAFFYHSNEGLEIVGIVEIVRTYYPDPSDESGRFGMVDVAPVMPVKTPVTLKQIKADPLLQSMALVRQSRLSVCPVSEEEWARVCDLAGIGVPA
- a CDS encoding YciI family protein; its protein translation is MLFMFHCVDKAGAADVRAANRADHLAYLEANADRIFAAGPLLSDDQSGMVGSLLIVECADAAAAEAFAANDPYAKAGLFDGVTIRPWRRVYPKA
- a CDS encoding 3'-5' exonuclease, with product MTVISGHAVAIDFETANETRTSACSIGVAWIENGRVTAREEHLIRPRDLRFNPFNSAIHGIREEDVARAPEFPDVWAALRERVQGRLILAHNAAFDLSVLRHTLTDYGLDWPACDYLCTVVLARRAWPTLTGHRLNHLADFLDIALDHHHAGSDAEACGRIALAAMREMGLRGFGEIEGTGISLGRIAPGGYSPCKGGKVRGKALPQRRPVVA
- a CDS encoding NUDIX domain-containing protein, with the protein product MPIETGESTGNPWTVLTSTTKYENAWMEVVEHKVLTPKGAPGIYGVVHPRSLATGVVPVHDDGTVTLVGQYRFPLKQYSWEIPEGGGRKGVEPQESAARELREETGLTARRWMPLMTLHLSNCITDEVAHSFVAWGLEQGESAPDETEVLAVRRVPFAEVIDMVLAGAITDAMAVASLLKLRVLAAEDALPEDLASILRL
- a CDS encoding SAM-dependent methyltransferase, with the protein product MPAQIDPLPSASAAGGNPELDRLALMQLDRHGEPVWSPARSEGAQLLWGQDMTGPEDAAWMIDSVRSFGLNPAKSVLDLSAGLGGTARALVESSDSWVTGLEPSPLLAKLAMDRSKALGLSKKAPITHYDPEHFNQAGSFDLIMADRIVHRVRDKELFLDRVGDCVKPKGGIALFDYVIDGAPGSWDAWNAWRDEEPMEVYPWTATRMADELTQRNLDLRISEDLTQLHRRHIIDRVRRLADTLTNAVPSAPVLAALKRELALWWARLKVLGNGLRFVRYVAMKPA